One segment of Halalkalicoccus tibetensis DNA contains the following:
- a CDS encoding VOC family protein — translation MIEVSDLDHVAIRVGDLEEALGFYHDLLGLPIRDRGKFEDGELPFVAVAAGGRHLHLVPVDEPFDVGGKHVCLLLRSDDTDTRAAIEEYLDELREAGVEVEEGEPRERLGAYGRDWAAYVRDPDGRRVELKFH, via the coding sequence ATGATCGAGGTCTCGGACCTCGACCACGTCGCGATCCGCGTCGGCGACCTCGAGGAGGCCCTGGGGTTCTACCACGACCTGCTCGGGCTGCCGATCAGGGATCGGGGGAAGTTCGAGGACGGCGAGCTGCCGTTCGTCGCGGTCGCCGCCGGCGGCAGACACCTCCACCTCGTCCCCGTCGACGAACCGTTCGACGTCGGCGGCAAACACGTCTGCCTGCTGCTTCGCTCGGACGACACCGACACCCGGGCGGCGATCGAGGAGTATCTCGACGAGCTCCGGGAGGCCGGCGTCGAGGTGGAGGAGGGCGAACCGCGCGAGCGTTTGGGCGCCTACGGCCGGGACTGGGCCGCCTACGTCCGCGATCCCGACGGTCGGCGCGTCGAGCTGAAGTTTCACTGA
- a CDS encoding MFS transporter, with protein MATEDPDAESPDTFAAYRQFFSLERDVLVLSLAMFAFSLGFQMTSRYVPEYMAALGASAFVIGLFGTVGNVISAVYPYPGGALSDRMGSRISLTVFGLLSSLGFLFWLLAPNLGTIVVGGVVLEPWIWIFVGLFLAQAWKSFGLGATFAIVKQSVPPSQLARGFASTEVFRRSAFLVGPLIAAGVLYFFTDFAVGFQYVLAIAVVFGVIATAAQHFLYESEEDSFGKEFEGLVAIRNDLRDLPPELRPLLIGDSLVRFANGMVYVFFVIVVTQFLEVGLELGPLSLSPAVFFGVLLAIEMVVALVSMPPAAKLAESVGLKPVVALGFAVYAVFPVLLISAPDSALIVALLFAFSGLRFAGLPAHKALIVGPAERDTGGRVSGAYYLVRNAVVVPSAALGGAIYGGLSIPGTDLAYAGSPTVAFALASLIGVVGTAYFLAFGKEFEAYA; from the coding sequence ATGGCCACCGAGGACCCGGACGCCGAATCGCCCGACACCTTCGCGGCCTACCGGCAGTTCTTCTCGCTCGAACGCGACGTGCTGGTGCTCTCGCTCGCGATGTTCGCGTTCAGCCTCGGCTTCCAGATGACCTCGCGGTACGTCCCCGAGTACATGGCCGCACTGGGCGCCAGCGCGTTCGTCATCGGCCTGTTCGGTACCGTCGGCAACGTCATCAGCGCCGTCTACCCCTATCCCGGTGGCGCGCTCTCCGATCGGATGGGCTCGCGGATCTCGCTCACCGTCTTCGGCCTGCTCTCCAGTCTCGGCTTCCTGTTCTGGCTTCTCGCGCCGAACCTCGGGACGATCGTCGTCGGTGGAGTCGTCCTCGAGCCCTGGATCTGGATCTTCGTCGGGCTCTTCCTCGCACAGGCCTGGAAGTCCTTCGGGCTGGGCGCGACGTTCGCCATCGTCAAGCAGTCGGTCCCGCCCTCACAGCTCGCCCGCGGCTTTGCGAGCACCGAGGTCTTCCGGCGCTCGGCCTTCCTCGTCGGCCCGCTCATCGCCGCCGGCGTCCTGTACTTCTTCACGGACTTCGCCGTCGGCTTCCAGTACGTGCTCGCGATCGCGGTCGTCTTCGGCGTGATCGCGACGGCCGCCCAGCACTTCCTTTATGAATCGGAGGAGGACTCCTTCGGCAAGGAGTTCGAGGGGCTGGTCGCGATCCGCAACGACCTGCGGGACCTCCCTCCTGAACTCCGCCCCCTCCTGATCGGCGACAGCCTCGTGCGCTTCGCCAACGGCATGGTCTACGTCTTCTTCGTCATCGTCGTCACCCAGTTCCTCGAGGTCGGCCTCGAACTCGGCCCACTCTCGCTCTCGCCCGCCGTCTTCTTCGGCGTCCTGCTGGCCATCGAGATGGTGGTCGCGCTGGTCTCGATGCCCCCCGCCGCGAAGCTCGCCGAGTCAGTCGGTCTAAAACCCGTCGTCGCGCTCGGCTTCGCGGTGTATGCGGTCTTTCCGGTACTACTCATCTCCGCGCCCGACAGCGCCCTGATCGTCGCGCTGCTCTTCGCGTTCTCGGGGCTTCGCTTCGCCGGCCTCCCGGCCCACAAGGCGCTGATCGTCGGGCCCGCCGAGCGCGACACTGGAGGGCGAGTCTCGGGAGCGTACTACCTCGTGCGAAACGCGGTCGTGGTCCCCAGCGCTGCCCTCGGCGGGGCGATCTACGGCGGCCTCTCGATCCCCGGCACCGACCTCGCCTACGCCGGCAGCCCGACCGTCGCGTTCGCGCTCGCGAGCCTGATCGGGGTCGTCGGAACGGCGTACTTCCTCGCGTTCGGGAAGGAGTTCGAGGCGTACGCCTAA
- a CDS encoding MATE family efflux transporter translates to MSKRDRSVNVTDGALFKPLVVLSAPIVGSQVLNVGYNLADTYWVGRLGADAVAALSYAWVIVFLMVSVGGGLTVAGTILVSQNKGAGNLLESHHVAGQTLSFVTLVAAVFGVVGYLTTPWLLALVGATPGTDPHTYAVQYTRIVFLGVVFMFWFFIFDALSRGWGDTRTPLYLMAISVAINVVLDPFLILGFADNPVFAWVGLSGLEGTLHAATGFEGFGVIGAAVATVFSRATAAGVGLYLLFSGRVGLEPSLSDLWLDRGTVYKIVDIGGPTALEQSLRAVGIGALTAIIALAGDDAVAAYGIVNRLSSLMFLPALGLARGTETVVGQNLGADQIDRAKRAVLMSGAMVVSVFAVVIALAYPFAESIVGFFIAVDGGGAERSVVEIGAAYIAIAGPAYLFLGAFQIALGGFRGSGSTKLAMAFSIQELWLYRIPIAYVLLAWVGMGVTGVWYAVAASYVLSALTTCGWFLRGTWTEGVVERGPDVAPGD, encoded by the coding sequence ATGAGCAAGCGAGACCGCTCCGTCAACGTCACCGACGGGGCGCTGTTCAAGCCCCTGGTCGTGCTCTCGGCGCCGATCGTCGGATCGCAGGTGCTCAACGTCGGCTACAACCTCGCCGACACCTACTGGGTCGGCCGACTGGGTGCCGACGCGGTCGCGGCGCTCTCCTATGCCTGGGTGATCGTCTTCCTGATGGTCAGCGTCGGCGGCGGGCTCACGGTCGCGGGGACGATCCTCGTCTCCCAGAACAAGGGCGCGGGCAACCTGCTCGAGAGCCACCACGTCGCCGGCCAGACGCTCTCCTTCGTCACCCTGGTCGCCGCCGTCTTCGGGGTCGTCGGCTACCTGACGACGCCGTGGCTGCTGGCGCTGGTCGGCGCGACGCCGGGGACCGATCCCCACACCTACGCGGTCCAGTACACGCGGATCGTCTTCCTGGGCGTCGTCTTCATGTTCTGGTTCTTCATCTTCGATGCCCTCTCGCGGGGCTGGGGCGACACGCGGACGCCGCTGTACCTGATGGCGATCAGCGTCGCGATCAACGTCGTCCTCGACCCGTTCCTGATCCTCGGGTTCGCGGACAACCCGGTCTTCGCCTGGGTCGGACTCTCGGGGCTCGAGGGTACCCTCCACGCCGCCACCGGCTTCGAGGGGTTCGGCGTGATCGGCGCGGCGGTCGCGACCGTGTTCTCGCGGGCGACGGCCGCCGGGGTCGGGCTCTACCTGCTCTTCTCGGGGCGAGTCGGGCTCGAGCCCTCGCTGTCGGACCTGTGGCTCGACCGCGGGACGGTCTATAAGATAGTCGACATCGGCGGGCCGACCGCGCTCGAACAGAGCCTCCGGGCGGTCGGGATCGGCGCGCTGACCGCGATCATCGCGCTCGCGGGCGACGACGCGGTCGCCGCCTACGGCATCGTCAACCGCCTCTCGTCGCTGATGTTCCTGCCCGCGCTCGGACTCGCCCGCGGCACGGAGACCGTCGTCGGCCAGAACCTCGGGGCCGACCAGATCGATCGCGCCAAACGGGCGGTGCTCATGAGCGGCGCGATGGTCGTCTCGGTGTTCGCGGTCGTGATCGCGCTCGCCTACCCCTTCGCCGAGTCGATCGTCGGCTTCTTCATCGCGGTCGACGGCGGAGGCGCCGAACGGAGCGTCGTCGAGATCGGCGCGGCCTACATCGCCATCGCGGGCCCGGCCTACCTCTTCCTGGGCGCCTTCCAGATCGCGCTGGGTGGCTTTCGGGGCAGCGGTAGCACCAAGCTCGCGATGGCGTTCTCGATCCAGGAGCTCTGGCTCTACCGGATCCCGATCGCGTACGTCCTGCTCGCGTGGGTCGGCATGGGCGTCACCGGGGTGTGGTACGCCGTCGCGGCCTCCTACGTCCTGAGCGCGCTCACCACCTGCGGCTGGTTCCTCCGGGGGACCTGGACCGAGGGGGTCGTCGAGCGCGGACCGGACGTCGCGCCGGGTGATTAG
- a CDS encoding TetR/AcrR family transcriptional regulator: MTDDSREAIMEATHRALREHGYADLTMQDIADESGKSTSLLHYHYDTKHDLLVAFVGYLIEEFEAEERGMAEKPAEERLREFVDWFVFAPGEDDRAAFHLALLELRAQAPFDEAYREQLRRSDELVRGTIVGIVEDGIESGVFRADAEPEAIARLVFATMDGARTRQATLAEAGYAAEVRDALYEHVLDDLLVDPERAE; the protein is encoded by the coding sequence ATGACCGACGACTCCCGTGAGGCGATCATGGAGGCGACCCATCGCGCGCTTCGCGAGCACGGCTACGCCGATCTGACGATGCAGGACATCGCCGACGAGTCGGGCAAGAGCACGTCGCTGCTGCACTACCACTACGACACGAAACACGATCTGCTGGTCGCGTTCGTCGGGTACCTGATCGAGGAGTTCGAGGCCGAGGAGCGCGGGATGGCCGAGAAGCCCGCCGAGGAGCGCCTACGGGAGTTCGTCGACTGGTTCGTCTTCGCACCCGGAGAGGACGACCGGGCGGCCTTCCACCTCGCGTTGCTCGAGCTGCGCGCGCAGGCGCCGTTCGACGAGGCCTACCGCGAGCAGCTCCGGCGAAGCGACGAGCTGGTCAGGGGGACGATCGTCGGGATCGTCGAGGACGGCATCGAGAGCGGGGTCTTTCGCGCGGACGCCGAGCCCGAGGCGATCGCCCGACTCGTTTTCGCGACGATGGACGGCGCACGCACCCGCCAGGCGACGCTCGCGGAGGCCGGCTACGCGGCCGAGGTCCGCGACGCGCTCTACGAGCACGTCCTCGACGACCTCCTCGTCGATCCCGAACGGGCCGAATGA
- a CDS encoding VTT domain-containing protein yields MDGRARLRTVLGIGLFVAILLAALALGPERVIEVLLGLESSSWLLPLLFGLYLLRPFIGWPHSPFPAAAGFYFGFLGGSLVAFVGLVLTCLPPFAVGRYLGEDEGALERLGAFGERFTDAAGEARSVASARLLPIPADLVSYGAGVAGVSPRAFTLGTLIGDLPWLLGLVYVGTQLETLTTEGIDALPVEAVALLALIALLLVGKPLYVRLRG; encoded by the coding sequence ATGGACGGGCGCGCTCGGCTCCGAACGGTCCTCGGGATCGGGCTGTTCGTGGCGATCCTCCTCGCTGCGCTCGCGCTGGGCCCCGAGCGGGTCATCGAGGTCCTGCTGGGGCTCGAGAGTTCGTCCTGGCTGCTCCCGTTGCTGTTCGGACTGTATCTCCTGCGCCCCTTCATCGGCTGGCCCCACAGCCCGTTTCCGGCGGCCGCAGGCTTCTACTTCGGCTTCCTCGGCGGGAGCCTCGTCGCGTTCGTCGGGCTCGTGCTGACCTGCCTGCCGCCGTTCGCGGTCGGGCGGTATCTGGGCGAAGACGAGGGCGCGCTCGAGCGCCTGGGCGCGTTCGGCGAGCGCTTCACCGACGCGGCGGGCGAGGCCCGCTCGGTCGCGAGCGCACGCCTGCTGCCGATCCCCGCCGACCTGGTCTCCTACGGGGCCGGCGTCGCCGGCGTCTCGCCGCGGGCGTTCACCCTCGGCACCCTGATCGGGGACCTGCCGTGGCTGCTCGGGCTGGTCTACGTCGGGACACAGTTGGAGACGCTGACGACCGAGGGGATCGACGCGCTGCCCGTCGAGGCCGTTGCCCTCCTCGCGCTGATCGCCCTCCTGCTCGTCGGCAAGCCCCTCTACGTGCGGCTGCGGGGGTGA
- a CDS encoding ABC transporter substrate-binding protein: protein MNVVTLLPSATEIVSALGVSPVGTSHSCDHPPEVRELPEITRSSVDEDADSATIDEQVLSAERAGGVYEVRMDALERADPDLIVTQGICDVCAVDTVLVREAVAELDLDCEVLTTDPHSLEDVFSDIERIGRALGREERAAELVADCRARVERVRERAPADPEQRPRVLDIDWMDPVMIGGHWVPELVEVAGGEYGIVDPGEASTPVEFERVGEYDPEALVVAPCGFGIEQTTENIDELREREGWSDLAAARAGRVSLIDGSAYMNRPSHRLVDSLELVASALHPDRFDPPADAIRRLPTDPGRRAAHPRSRT, encoded by the coding sequence ATGAACGTCGTCACCCTGTTGCCCTCGGCCACGGAGATCGTCTCGGCGCTCGGCGTCTCGCCCGTCGGGACCTCCCACAGCTGCGACCACCCGCCCGAGGTGCGCGAGCTGCCCGAGATCACCCGCTCCTCGGTCGACGAGGACGCCGACAGCGCGACCATCGACGAGCAGGTGCTGAGCGCCGAACGGGCGGGCGGGGTCTACGAGGTCCGCATGGACGCCCTGGAGCGCGCCGACCCGGACCTGATCGTCACCCAGGGGATCTGCGACGTCTGTGCGGTCGACACCGTCCTCGTCCGGGAGGCCGTCGCGGAGCTGGACCTCGACTGCGAGGTGCTCACGACCGATCCCCATAGCCTGGAGGACGTCTTCAGCGACATCGAGCGGATCGGGCGCGCACTGGGTCGGGAGGAGCGGGCCGCGGAGCTGGTCGCGGACTGCCGGGCGCGCGTCGAGCGGGTCCGCGAGCGCGCGCCCGCCGACCCCGAACAGCGCCCTCGCGTCCTCGACATCGACTGGATGGACCCGGTGATGATCGGGGGCCACTGGGTGCCCGAGCTGGTGGAGGTCGCGGGCGGGGAGTACGGCATCGTCGATCCCGGCGAGGCCTCGACGCCCGTCGAGTTCGAGCGAGTCGGGGAGTACGACCCCGAGGCGCTCGTGGTCGCGCCCTGCGGGTTCGGGATCGAGCAGACGACGGAGAACATAGACGAGCTCCGCGAGCGCGAGGGCTGGTCCGATCTCGCGGCCGCCCGCGCGGGCCGGGTGAGCCTGATCGACGGCTCGGCGTACATGAACCGGCCGAGCCACCGGCTGGTCGACTCCCTGGAGCTCGTCGCGAGCGCGCTCCATCCCGACCGCTTCGACCCGCCGGCCGACGCGATCCGCCGGCTCCCGACCGATCCCGGGCGGCGGGCGGCTCACCCCCGCAGCCGCACGTAG
- a CDS encoding MFS transporter: protein MGRWSYRATVITLCTLAFFATMVARLVISPVVPEIEAEFGVTSTVTGAALTGMWMAYSLSQFPSGILADRYGERTIILAAVGLTALASGLLALSPSIWAFLLLTIVLGGVAGLHYSVATTLLTKEFDDIGAAIGIHNSGAPLAGLLAPIAAAAVAGWVGWRYSIALGALCAAPIALLFAWKVRETEPARPDQPMRERIALGPVTELLTRPQIAFTALLAICFEFVWQATASFLPTFLVVHHGYSIGLASALFSAYFVIHGLTQPGIGSLSDRFGRDRVAAGCAAVGIAGYGLLIVGSGLLAMGIAILLVGTAMSWGAAVLPRFMDHLSPEERGAGFGLVRTSYMLVSATGSVVVGAVADLSTWGIAFSVFVGLLSVVVLAIGANRGLELGL, encoded by the coding sequence ATGGGTCGGTGGAGCTACCGGGCGACGGTCATCACGCTGTGTACGCTCGCGTTCTTCGCGACGATGGTCGCCCGGCTCGTGATCAGCCCCGTGGTCCCCGAGATCGAGGCGGAGTTCGGCGTCACCTCGACGGTCACGGGCGCCGCGCTCACGGGGATGTGGATGGCCTACTCGCTCTCGCAGTTCCCCTCGGGGATCCTCGCCGATCGCTACGGCGAGCGGACGATCATCCTCGCGGCGGTCGGGCTGACGGCGCTCGCGAGCGGGCTGCTCGCGCTCTCGCCGTCGATATGGGCCTTCCTCCTGTTGACGATCGTGCTCGGCGGGGTCGCGGGGCTCCACTACAGCGTCGCGACCACGCTGTTGACCAAGGAGTTCGACGACATCGGCGCCGCGATCGGGATCCACAACTCCGGGGCGCCGCTTGCCGGCCTGCTCGCGCCGATCGCCGCCGCGGCGGTCGCCGGCTGGGTCGGCTGGCGCTACTCGATCGCGCTCGGGGCGCTGTGTGCCGCGCCGATCGCCCTCCTGTTCGCCTGGAAAGTGAGGGAAACCGAGCCCGCTCGCCCGGACCAGCCCATGCGCGAGCGGATCGCGCTGGGGCCGGTGACGGAGCTGTTGACCCGCCCGCAGATCGCCTTCACCGCGCTGCTGGCGATCTGTTTCGAGTTCGTCTGGCAGGCGACGGCCTCCTTCCTGCCGACGTTTCTCGTGGTCCATCACGGCTACTCGATCGGGCTCGCGAGCGCGCTGTTCTCGGCGTACTTCGTGATCCACGGCCTCACCCAGCCGGGGATCGGTTCGCTGTCCGATCGGTTCGGCCGCGATCGCGTCGCGGCGGGCTGTGCGGCGGTGGGGATCGCGGGCTACGGTCTGCTGATCGTCGGCTCGGGCCTGCTCGCCATGGGGATCGCGATCCTGCTCGTGGGCACGGCGATGAGCTGGGGGGCGGCGGTGCTACCCCGGTTCATGGACCACCTCTCGCCCGAGGAGCGCGGCGCGGGTTTCGGGCTCGTGCGCACGAGCTACATGCTGGTGAGCGCGACCGGCAGCGTCGTCGTCGGCGCCGTCGCGGACCTCTCGACGTGGGGGATCGCCTTCTCGGTGTTCGTCGGCCTGCTCTCGGTCGTGGTCCTCGCCATCGGTGCCAACCGGGGCCTCGAACTGGGCCTGTGA
- a CDS encoding MoaD/ThiS family protein, giving the protein MSTTEAEAGSRDESERTTVTVVCTGHVYSAVGKHRFPYTFEGTTLRELLAELFAEYDIADLLIAETEADATAHGWAPAPEELPGTWRKNPESEQTRAYARVTVNGRFNEHYEGLDTELTEGDRVGLIYPFMFCC; this is encoded by the coding sequence ATGAGCACGACCGAGGCCGAGGCCGGAAGCCGGGACGAGTCGGAGCGAACCACCGTCACCGTCGTCTGTACGGGCCACGTCTACAGCGCGGTCGGGAAACACCGCTTCCCCTACACGTTCGAGGGAACCACGCTCAGAGAGCTGCTCGCGGAGCTGTTCGCCGAGTACGACATCGCGGACCTGCTGATCGCCGAGACCGAGGCCGACGCGACCGCCCACGGCTGGGCGCCCGCGCCCGAGGAGCTGCCCGGCACCTGGCGGAAGAACCCCGAGAGCGAACAGACCCGCGCGTACGCCCGCGTCACGGTCAACGGCCGGTTCAACGAGCATTACGAGGGGCTGGACACCGAGCTCACGGAGGGCGACCGCGTGGGCCTGATCTACCCGTTCATGTTCTGCTGTTAG
- a CDS encoding helix-turn-helix domain-containing protein, translating into MTEARLAIDLPEGVWIGELSRAHPEATVRVLAAMPDEGVGFGLVRITGPDVESVIEGMGAAGDVTSLSVLHRGDRGAVVRFETNQPLLVLSAREAGVPIELPIDIRDGVATVEVTAPRERLSELGEQLRAFGLSFDVEYVREGVDPERLLSARQREVLSLAVERGYYETPRRCSLTDLADELGIAKSTASETLHRAEGAVIERFVAGLAADPVD; encoded by the coding sequence ATGACCGAGGCGAGGCTGGCGATCGACCTCCCCGAGGGCGTCTGGATCGGGGAGCTCTCGCGGGCCCACCCCGAGGCGACCGTCCGCGTGCTGGCGGCGATGCCCGACGAGGGAGTCGGGTTCGGGCTGGTGCGGATCACGGGCCCCGACGTCGAGTCGGTGATCGAGGGAATGGGCGCCGCGGGCGACGTCACGTCGCTGTCGGTGCTCCACCGGGGTGATCGGGGGGCCGTCGTCCGGTTCGAGACGAACCAGCCACTCCTGGTGCTCTCGGCCCGGGAGGCCGGGGTGCCGATCGAGCTCCCGATCGACATCCGGGACGGGGTCGCGACGGTCGAGGTGACCGCCCCTCGCGAGCGCCTCTCGGAGCTGGGCGAGCAGCTCCGGGCGTTCGGGCTCTCCTTCGACGTCGAGTACGTCCGCGAGGGGGTCGACCCCGAGCGGCTGCTCTCGGCGCGCCAGCGCGAGGTCCTCTCGCTGGCTGTCGAACGCGGCTACTACGAGACGCCCCGTCGGTGCTCGCTCACCGATCTGGCCGACGAGCTCGGGATCGCGAAGTCGACCGCGAGCGAGACGCTCCACCGCGCCGAGGGGGCCGTGATCGAGCGGTTCGTGGCGGGGCTGGCGGCGGATCCCGTCGACTGA
- a CDS encoding GIY-YIG nuclease family protein, with protein sequence MGGTYTLVIALAEPATIGVGALGECEFPAGEYAYTGSAFGPGGFSRIDRHRKLCSEVVTRDTRDRHRELARGEREVRHWHVDYLLGHPAATIEEVVRTPERDVECAVARALPDAGIGGFGASDCGCGSHLASAERGLLGRVERAHRAATGDVT encoded by the coding sequence ATGGGCGGCACCTACACGCTCGTGATCGCGCTCGCCGAGCCGGCGACGATCGGGGTCGGCGCGCTCGGCGAATGCGAGTTCCCGGCGGGCGAGTACGCCTACACCGGCAGCGCGTTCGGCCCCGGGGGTTTCTCGCGGATCGACCGCCATCGGAAATTGTGTTCCGAGGTGGTCACGCGGGATACGCGTGACCGCCACCGCGAGCTCGCACGCGGCGAGCGCGAGGTCCGTCACTGGCACGTCGACTACCTGCTCGGCCACCCCGCCGCGACGATCGAGGAGGTCGTTCGCACGCCCGAGCGGGACGTCGAGTGCGCGGTCGCCCGGGCGCTGCCCGATGCCGGGATCGGGGGCTTCGGTGCCTCGGACTGCGGCTGCGGGTCACATCTGGCGTCCGCCGAGCGAGGCCTGCTCGGACGGGTCGAGCGGGCCCACCGGGCCGCCACGGGCGATGTAACCTGA
- a CDS encoding DUF2061 domain-containing protein: MGAATISQRPTQTRSRALVKTVCYRLFMFAITAAVAFLVTGTASEALSIGLATNLLKTGTYYVYERAWARVTWGVR, encoded by the coding sequence ATGGGAGCCGCGACCATCTCACAGCGACCGACACAGACCCGGTCGCGCGCGCTCGTGAAGACCGTCTGCTATCGGCTCTTCATGTTCGCCATCACGGCGGCGGTGGCCTTTCTCGTGACCGGGACGGCGAGCGAGGCGCTCAGCATCGGACTGGCGACGAACCTCCTGAAAACGGGGACGTACTACGTCTACGAACGGGCCTGGGCACGCGTGACGTGGGGCGTTCGGTAG
- a CDS encoding phosphotransacetylase family protein: protein MTRTVLITGTEDSTGKTAIALALGQLAVENGLSVGYMKPKGTRLQSNVGKTIDEDPMLARELLDLDAEMHELEPIVYSPTFVEQAIRGRENPAQLRETVRENFEALAAEKDLMLVEGASDLDVGGIVDLTDADLAELLDAEVVLVSPFETAGDADAVLGAADRLDERLSGVIFNAVADASFDTLDSDVIPFLEGRGIPVFGALPRTQELAGVTVGELADELGAELLTSASTDEFVERFLVGAMGGDSALRHFRRTRNAALITGGDRSDVQTVAMEASGVKCLVLTGGLRPSSAVIGTAEEKGVPIMAVQSDTLATIDRAEDVVRRGRTRSPETVERMRALLSEHADSGAIVDTE, encoded by the coding sequence ATGACCCGAACCGTACTCATCACCGGCACCGAGGACAGCACAGGAAAGACCGCGATCGCGCTCGCGCTCGGCCAGTTGGCGGTCGAAAACGGCCTGAGCGTCGGCTACATGAAGCCCAAGGGCACGCGCCTCCAGAGCAACGTCGGCAAGACGATCGACGAGGACCCGATGCTCGCCCGGGAGCTGCTCGATCTGGACGCGGAGATGCACGAGCTCGAACCGATCGTCTACTCGCCGACGTTCGTCGAGCAGGCGATCCGGGGACGCGAGAACCCCGCGCAGCTGCGCGAGACGGTCCGGGAGAACTTCGAAGCGCTCGCCGCCGAGAAGGACCTGATGCTCGTCGAGGGCGCGAGCGACCTCGACGTCGGCGGGATCGTCGACCTCACGGACGCCGACCTGGCCGAGCTGCTCGACGCCGAGGTCGTGCTGGTCTCGCCGTTCGAGACCGCGGGCGACGCCGACGCGGTCCTCGGGGCCGCAGACCGGCTGGACGAGCGCCTCTCGGGCGTGATCTTCAACGCCGTCGCCGACGCGAGCTTCGATACGCTCGACTCGGACGTGATCCCCTTCCTCGAGGGGCGGGGGATCCCGGTCTTCGGCGCGCTCCCGCGGACACAGGAGCTCGCGGGCGTCACCGTCGGCGAGCTCGCCGACGAGCTCGGCGCGGAGCTGCTGACGAGTGCGTCCACCGACGAGTTCGTCGAGCGATTCCTCGTCGGCGCGATGGGCGGGGACTCGGCGCTCCGGCACTTCCGGCGCACCCGCAACGCCGCGCTGATCACCGGCGGGGACCGCTCGGACGTTCAGACGGTCGCCATGGAGGCCTCGGGCGTGAAGTGTCTCGTCCTCACCGGTGGGCTCCGCCCCTCCAGCGCGGTGATCGGCACCGCAGAGGAGAAGGGCGTTCCGATCATGGCCGTCCAATCGGACACCCTCGCGACGATCGACCGCGCGGAGGACGTCGTCCGCCGGGGACGGACCCGCAGCCCCGAGACGGTCGAGCGCATGCGGGCGTTGCTCTCGGAACACGCCGACAGCGGGGCAATCGTCGACACCGAGTAG